In Acidobacteriota bacterium, the genomic window CGTCCCGAAGGGAGAATTTCGACGTCCAACCGATCGCCGCGATGCGGTCGTTGGTGAAGTTCCGGGCCCGGACGCCGACCGGTCCGGGAATGTATCGCAGGCCGATGTTTTTTCCCGACACTTCGGCGATCGTCCGAACGAGTTCGGTCACAGAGACGTATTCCCGACGGCCGATGTTGACGCCGTCCTCGAGATCCGAATCCATGAGAAGACGGATGCCGTCGAGGAGATCGTCGACGTAGGTGTAGGCCCGCATGGCCGAACCGTCGCCCCAGACCTCGATCTCTCCCCCATTTTCAATCTCGGCAACCTTGCGGCAGAGGGCGGCCGGCGCCTTCTCCCGGCCGCCGATCCAGGTTCCCTCGGGACCGTAGGTGTTCTGAAAGCGGGCGATTCTTACAGCCATGCCGGTGCGGCGGCCGTAGGCCATGGCGATCCGTTCGGCATAGAGCTTTTCCCAGCCGTATTCGTTATCGGGTTGGGCGGGATAGGCGTCCGCCTCGGAGAGGTCGGGCTCATCGGGCGCCATGTCGCGGTAGACGCAGGCCGACGAGGAAAACAGATAACGCGAAACGCCGGCTCTGGATGCGGCGTGCGTCATGTGGATATTGATAAGGGCG contains:
- a CDS encoding NAD-dependent epimerase/dehydratase family protein gives rise to the protein MKKALVCGAGGFIGGHLVKRLKSEGYWVRGADLKRSEFAPTTADEFLLLDLREQDNCEKAVSPSPAGPLDEVYQLAADMGGMGFISSAECEIMRNSALINIHMTHAASRAGVSRYLFSSSACVYRDMAPDEPDLSEADAYPAQPDNEYGWEKLYAERIAMAYGRRTGMAVRIARFQNTYGPEGTWIGGREKAPAALCRKVAEIENGGEIEVWGDGSAMRAYTYVDDLLDGIRLLMDSDLEDGVNIGRREYVSVTELVRTIAEVSGKNIGLRYIPGPVGVRARNFTNDRIAAIGWTSKFSLRDGIARTYPWVRDQVEAARKK